Genomic DNA from Brevinematales bacterium:
CAGAATCTGTTCCAGAAAAATAACAAGTTACCCACCCTATTTTACTTTTTTTATATGAATTTACTCCTGAAGCTACTTGTTCAGCCACTTGAGGAAGAATCTCATTAACATCTAAATTAATATAATCATCTCCAATTTCTGTTATTTTTCCTGAAACACATAAAAAGTTATTAAGATAGTTATTATTTGCTTTCTTCTGGTTTTCATTATAGGCATTAAATAGCTTTACAGCCGAAATATAAATAGCTTCGGGTTCTTCTTCTTGAATTTTAGCATCTATCTTATTTTTTAACTGATTAATGATTACTAACATATTCTCAAATTGCTCGTCATGATATAACTTCGAGATATTACTAATTAAATCTTCTATTTCGTCAATACTATTAACCATTGGAATGTTAACCGTAACAGGAAAAATAGTGAGATTTATTCCAATTAATAAATCATCGAGAGATACTTGTCCAAGTTCCGGCAAGACAAGATAATAATAATCACCAGATTTTTCAACTTTATCATAATATGGGGGAAAACGATATGATTCTTGATCTTTTTCACCTTTAATATCAACTATTGTAACCAGTTTAGAATTACTAAGATCAGACAATGATTTTATTGGTCCAAATTCACTACGGTAAATCAAGAATTTTCCGTTTTGAATATTTGCCGACCATTGGATGCGTACTTTGTTTGTTTGTAAAACTTTTGTATCGAGTCCGAATGTAAAAATATTTTCAGAATGTACTAAAACAGGAAATGTTAAAAGGAAAAATGAAAATAATATTTTCGTTATCATTTTTATTCCCCTATACTTTTTTTGTAAATGTCACAATATAATCAGTATCTTGAGGTTCAGAAATTCGTGTTGCTTATATACTGTCAAGACGTTCATTCCATGATTTCCTTATTCCCGGCGCAATGAATTCCTTAAACTCTTCAGCAGAGAATTCGTCGGTTTTTGCGTTATTGCACCAATAACAACAAAGAACTATTTCACCTTTTTTATATTCATAATTTGTTCTATCTACTTCAAAATTCCACCCCTTACCTTGTTTCCACATATCCTTAAATATTAAAAAACTGTCCAATAAACTATCTAAGTTTTTACGAGTTATTCCACAGTAATAACAAGCATCAGGTTTACATATTTCTTCAAATTCATCTATAGTAATGAGTTTTTCAAAATATTCTTTGAAAATTTTATAAAGAGTATTGTTAATCTGCGTCAAAGTATCAAATCTCTTATTTCCAAAGTCATTAACCCTATTCCAAAAGTCTAATGCATTTATATTAAAATCTGATTTTTGCTTTAATAGTTTTAAATCTCGTTTACCCTCATAAATGTTTAATATGCTTTCATCTTTTGCAAGGATTGAACATCTTTTATAAGTATTAATTAATTCTTCTTTTATGTTATCAAAATTATTTAAGAAAGCTGAAAAATCATTTATAAAAGTTGAATCTTTTAATTCTCCTTCTGTAAAATATTTATAGAATTTGAAGAACCTAAATTTACTTTTGTATTCTCTTATCATTAAGGAATTATAATTTGCCATATTATACTCCAAATTTAGGATATTAAGGATAGAAAATACCCACATTTTTTCAATATTCCTATTTTATACAACAAAATTGTATTTAACTTCTCAATATATTGCCAATAATACGAGGGTTTGATTAACGATATTTTTTACGTTGATTGTAATGATATACCGGAATTGTGGGACTTACCCTCCCGCTTTCCCCAGACGGGCGGTCAGTTCGTCCTTCCCGATACCATTGATCCCGACCGTTTTATTCCGCGAGGTCCGGCCCCGGATGATGGAAATATCGCGCTTGGGGATTCCCAGTATCGACGAAAGTTCCGCTACTACCGCGTCGTTCGCCTTCCCGTCCACGGGCGGGGCGGTGATCCGCAGGGTGATATTCTCCCCGTCCGCTTCGGCCGCCGCGCGCTTACTGCGCGGGACGACCTTGATATCGGCGGTAACCCCGCCGTCCTTCTCGAGTATCATCCGCCCGCGATGGAGTTACGGATACGCTCGAGCACGAAGCTCAGGACGTTGATGATGATGAGGAGGTAGAACGGCGACAGGTCGAACATCCCGATACGCAGGGGCGGCAGTATCTTGAGGATACCCAGATAGACCGGCTCGATGAGGCCGGTGATGAATTTCACGATCGGGTTGTCGCGGCTGATGGGGAACCAGTTGAGCAGGATGTACGCGATGAATATCCAACTGTAGCATTGCAGGGCGAACCCGAGGAAGTCGAGAAGCATGATCCAGAACTGCATACTAAACCCCCTGTTCGCGCGAACGGTCGGTCGCGGCGCGTACGGCGTCCATCACGACGGCGCGGAACTTCCCTTTCTCGAGGGCGTAGACCCCCGCCGCGGTAGTCCCCCCGGGCGACATCACCCGGTCTTTCAGTTCTTCGGGATGCACCCCGTTATCCATTTCGTTCATCGCGAGCTTCGCCGAGCCGAGCACCGTCTGCGCGGCGAGCTTCTTCGCGGCGGCGCGTGAAAGCCCCTCCCGCACACCCGCGTCGGTCAGCGCCGAGATGAACATGTATACATACGCGGGCCCGGAGCCGGAAAGCCCCGTGACGCTGTCGAGGAGCGCCTCTTTCGGCACCTCCACGGCTATCCCGCACGATTCGAATATTTTTATCACTTCGGCCTTCTTCGACGGGTCGAAGCCCTCGCTGAAGTAGATCCCCGTCGCGCCCGCTCCCGCGAGCATCGGCGTATTCGGCATCACCCGCGCGATCATCGCCTTATCGATATACTTGCGGAACAGGCCGGTTTTCAGTCCCGCCGCGATGGAAATCACCGTCTTGTCGAAACGGTTGAGTACGTCCTTATTTTCCTTGAGGAGCGTCTCGACATCGTGCGGCTTTACCGCGATAATAACAATATCCCCGCTCTCGACCGTATCGCGGACGTCGTCCTTACGGGATACGCCGAACTCCTTCGCGAGCTTGTCCGCCTTCGCGGCGTCGATATCGAATACCGAGATATGGCCGGGGGCTGTCATCCCCGATTTGATTATCCCGCCGATAATCGCGGCGCCCATATTGCCGCATCCGATTATGCTAAGTTTCATTATTCCTCCGTTTTATCATAGTTCCGTTCCCCGAAGATGATCCGCCCCAGCCGTACCATAGTCGACCCTTCGGCGATCGCCCATTCGAAATCGTCCGTCATCCCCATCGAGAGCACGTCGAGCGCCGCGTCACGGTACACCGCGCGGGTCAGTTCGGCGGTATGGTAGAGGAGCGCGAACGCCTTCCGCACCTGTTTCTCGTTATCGGTGAACGGGGCTATCGTCATAAATCCGCGCACGGAAAGGTTTTTCATCTCGAGCACCGCGCCCGTGAAATCTTCCGCCGATTCCGGCGCGATCCCGGTCTTAGCCGCCTCATCGGACGTTTTTACCTCGATCAGCGCCTCGAGCTTCTTTCCGAGCTCTCCCGCGCGCCGGTCGAGTTTCCGGGCGGTGTCGGTATCGTCGAGGGACTGTATCCAGTCGAACACCGCCGCCGCCTTGTTGGCCTTGTTCTCCTGCAGATGCCCGAGGAGATGCCGCGCATAACGGACATCCGGTATCTCGGCGAATTTCTTCTCCGCTTCCTGCACGCGGTTCTCGCCGATATGGGAAATCCCCGCGTCGACCGCCTCGACAATATCGCCCGACGGGCGTGTCTTGGACACCGCGACCAATGTGACCGGCCAATTTATCCCCGCGCGGTTACGCGCATTGTCTATCCTTTCCAGAACAGATCGAATATTATCCCGAACGGACATTTTTCTCCCCGGTAATATTATATCGAAATTTACAAAAAAAATCGATTTCCATCAAGCAATATCGCATCGATTTTTAGTACCGCGATAAAAAACGGGCTGTCCGCTACGGGGCTGTTGACGATGACGGAAATTTGGCTATTTCCCGTCACTGCGATGAGCGGAGCGAAGAAGCAGTCAATAGAACATTATACGCATTAATAAAATAGATTGCTTCTGCCTCGTTTCAAAAAGTTTTGTAGTGTGGCATCGCCTGTCTACCCTCGTAGAAGGCAGGCAATGACATTGTGTTTTTTTTATAAATTCCGATACGAACAGCCCGGCAATATGCGAAATGATTGATATTTACAGTTGATAACCCAGTTCCAGCGCCTGGTAGTTCAGGTTGACGACTTTTTCGCCCTTTTTCAGGAATTTCTCATTGATGACGCGCTTGAGCTCGTCGAGGGTGATGAACGATTTCTCGCGGATCAGTCTGCCGATCATAATCACGTTCGCCATCTTCTGGTTTCCCAGAGTTTCGAGCGCCATCGACTCCATCGGTACTTTGACCACCTTCCGTCCGGGGAAATCGTAATCCTTTTTCGCGACGGTGGAGTTGATCATAATCAGCCCGTCCTTGCGGACCTGCCCGGCGAATTTGAGGAGAGACGGCTCGTTGAACGCGATCAACGTATCCGCGTCGCTGATGATAGGCGAGCCGATCTGCTTATCGGAGATAATCACATGGCAGTTGGCCGTACCCCCGCGCATTTCGATCCCGTAAGACGGCATAAATGTCGCCTCGAGGCCGATATGTACCGCCGATTCGGCGAGCATCAATCCCGCCGACAGCGCTCCCTGACCGCCGAAACCTGAAACAATGATTCTTTCTATCATAGACTATTCCTTATAATCGTCTTTATAGACGCCGATCGGGAAGAAATTCACGAGTTCGTTCGTGATATATTTATTGGACTCCACGGGAGTCATTTTCCAGTTCGTGTTACAGTTCGAGAGGATTTCGACGAAACTGTAACCCTTACCGTCGAGCTGGAGTTCGAATGCTTTCCTGATGGCTTTCTTGGTCTCGCGCACCCCGCGCACATCAGCGACCGTCGTCCGCACCGCGTACTTTACGCCCGGGAACGTCGCAATCAGCTCCGCCATCTTAATGGGGTAGCCCTCAGTGGAGGGGTTGCGCCCGCCGGGGGTAGTGGTGGTGATCTGCCCGACCAGCGAGGTCGGCGCCATCTGTCCGCCTGTCATCCCGTAATTCGCGTTATTGATAAATATCACCGTGATATTCTCCCCGCGGTTCGCGGCATGAATCGTCTCCGCCATACCGATAGACGCGAGATCGCCGTCTCCCTGGTAGGAGATGACGAGCCGGTCGGGAAGGACACGCTTGATACCGGTTGCCACAGCGGCGGCGCGCCCATGGGCGGCCTCGCAGACGTCGAAGTCGAAATAGTCGTAGGCGTTCACCGCGCATCCGACAGGGGCTACCGCGATCGTGCGTTCCCGCACGTCCAATTCGTCAACCGCCTCGCAGATCAGACGGTGCGCCGTCCCATGCCCGCATCCGGGGCAGTAGTTGAGACGGAGATCGACCATACTCGACGGGCGTTCGTATATTATTGTTTGTTCCATACTATCCTCACTTCAGTAACGATTTCAGCCGGCGGTATACTTCCGCTTCTTCGGGGAATGCCCCGCCCGGCGTACCGTACAACTCCACAGGCGCTTTCCCGTTGACGGCGAGACGCACGTCCTCGACCATCTGTCCGGCGCTCATTTCCACTACCAGCATCGATTTTACCCGTGAGGCCAAATCTGCGAGACGCTGGTACGGGAACGGGTAGAGCGTGATGGGGCGGAATACCCCGACCTTCAGTCCCTCGACGCGCATACTTTCGACTACAGTCCGCGCGATACGCGACGGCATCCCGTAGGCGACCGCGATCACATCCGCGTCCTCGGTCATATATTCTTCGTAGCGGATCTCGTTCTTCTCTATCTCGCGGTACTTCGCCTGTAATTTATTGTTGTTAATAATCACCCCGTCCTCGTCGAGCCAGAGGGAACGGATGACATTCTTCTCGCGGCCTTTGCACCCGGTCAGCGCCCACGGTTTCGCGGGAGGCTTCGGGACATAATCGTCGCGGACAGTCACCGACTCCATCATCAGTCCGATAACGCCGTCGGAGAGGATCAGGCTGGGTATACGGTAAGTATCGGCGAGTTCGTAGCCGAGGATGGCGAAATCCATCATTTCCTGCGGGGAGTTCGGCGCGAGAACGATGAGATGGTAGTCCCCATGCCCGCCGCCCTTGACCGCCTGGAAGTAATCGGCCTGGCTTGCGGCGATATTGCCGAGGCCCGGCCCGCCGCGCTGAACGTTAGCCATCAGGCACGGGAGATGGCACGCCGCGAGGTAGGACACCCCTTCCTGCATCAGGCTGAAACCCGGCGAGGAGGTGGTCGTCATCGCGCGCGCTCCGGCTGACGCCGCGCCCAGTACCATATTGACCGACGCGACTTCGCTTTCGGCCTGCACGAAAACGCCGCCCGCTTCCGGGAGACGCGACGCCATATATTCGGGAATCTCATTCTGCGGCGTGATGGGGTAGCCGAAGTAATACCTGCATCCGGCGATAACAGCCCCTTCCGCGAGAGCGATGTTTCCCTTCATCAGCATTCGTTTCGACATTATTCGGTCTCCTTGGTGATCTTTATCACCGCATCGGGACAGATCAAGGCGCACTGCTTACACCCCGTACACAGGTCGGGATTACGGGTTTCCGCGTATAGCCAGCCCATCGAGTTCACATCATGACCGATAACCAACACCTCTTTAGGGCATACTTCCACGCAAAGGCCGCAGCCTTTACATTTTTCGGTATCGACCTCAACAATAAATTTCACAAATCCTCCGGTATCATTCCAAGACGGCATGTTTTTTCTTTTGATAAAAAATATCAAAAAAACAATTATAAATCAAATACATGCCACGAAAAGGGGGGAAAAAGAAAAAAATAACAAATTAAATTAACGTATTATGACGGGAAATAAAAAAAATGTCAAAATCATTTTGATTGATTTTGCAGGTATAAGGCGATCCTTTTTATCAGTTCATCCCCTTCCGGCAGGCCTGCAAGTTCCCCATCCGAAATAATCCCCCAACCGGGTAAAAGTTCTATCCGCCGCAACGGTATGACCGCATCGCCGTCATCCGGCCCGGAGAAGTACGCCCATCGCCTGCCGAATATCCGGCAGAACTGTACCCGAATGCCGTACTCCCGTTCGATGAACGCCCCGGCCATATCCAGAGCCTCTTTCAGGCCGCGTCCGGGAGTAAATATCTCAGATATAGAGGTCACGTTCGCCGTTGGTGATCCTGCCGAGGTAGTCGTCGAACGTCGTCAGCAGTTTTTTATTCTTATAGAACGGATCGGCCTTAATCTGCTCCAATTCCTTCTGTATAATCACTTCCGCGGCCGCACGTGTCTTGTCGCTCGCGAAATCGTCTATCCATTCTCTATAGGTAAGCACCGCGTTGAGTTTGCAGAACTTCCCCTCGACGCCCGATTTCAGGAGTTTCATAATCTTATCGCCGGTACGTCCGCAGCGGTATCCCGCGGTGCAGAACGATGTAATCAGTCCCATCCCCGCGAACTCGCGGACAACATCGTCCAGAGTGCGGATATCCCCGAGCATGAACTGCTGGCGGTCGGACTCCTGCTCCTCGGCCGCGTCGCTGTACGCGCCGATCCCGATCCGGGTGGACGCATCGGTCTGGGTACATCCGAGCGGGATGATCTTTCTACGCATCCCGGCGGATTCCCTCGCGGTGATAATCATCCCGGAATAGGGGATCGACAGCCGGAGCACGATCACGAGCTTACGGAAATCGGCGTCGGACACCATGTACGGGGATTTATTGTTTAAATCCATACCCTCGGCGGGGTTGAGGCGCGGGAAGGAGATCGTATGCGGGCCGATACCGAAACGGTCCTCGAGGTCGATAGCGTGATAGACCATCCCCATGACCTCGAAACGCCAGTCATACAGGCCGAATAACGCGCCGATAGCGACGTCGTCGATACCCGCGTCGAGCGCGCGGTGCAGGGCGTAGAGTCTCCACTGATAGTCCGCCTTGACGCCGGAGGGGTGAAGCTCGGAGTAACGTTTATGATGATAGGTTTCCTGGAATACCTGGAATGTACCGATGCCCGCCCGCCAGAGTTTCTTGAGGTCGGCGACCGACATCGGGGCGGCGTTGATATTCGCGCGGCGTATCTGCGCGATCCCGTTCCGAACGGGCGCTTTCACATCGTAGACAGCCTCGATCGTATCGGCGATATAGTCCGCGCCGGAGCTCGGGTGCTCGCCGTAAACCATAATCAGGCGCTTGTGCCCGATTTTGCAGACCGACTCCGCTTCTTTGCGTACCTCGTCGAGAGTCAGCGTCCGGCGGCGTTCCTTCGTATTATCCGCGCGGAACCCGCAGTACAGGCAATTATTCACACAGAGATTACTGCAATAGAGGGGGGCGAAGGTAACGATACGGTTATCGTAGACCTTGCGTTTGATATCTCCCGCGGCGCGGGCCATCTCCTCCCATAACTCCTCGTCCTCGACATTCAGGAGGGCGGCGGTCTCTTCAGGGTCGAGACGCCGGATTGATAACGCCTTCGCGATAATATCGCGCACGCGGGATTTCTCCGGGCGGGCGCCCGCCGCGATCTGCGCGTGTATCAGCGCGTCGTCGATAAAATCCTTCCCGCCTATCAGGTAACGGTCAATCTCGCCGCGCTTAATGGTGTTCGTAATAAAATCCTTTACAGCCGTGGTCATGAATCTTCTCCAATAATCCTATTAATACAGTATAATATAACGCGAGGTGAAAGTCAAACAAACCGGTTATTTTATTAATGTTCCCGCCGAGGACGTATTCCCGATCA
This window encodes:
- the hydG gene encoding [FeFe] hydrogenase H-cluster radical SAM maturase HydG yields the protein MTTAVKDFITNTIKRGEIDRYLIGGKDFIDDALIHAQIAAGARPEKSRVRDIIAKALSIRRLDPEETAALLNVEDEELWEEMARAAGDIKRKVYDNRIVTFAPLYCSNLCVNNCLYCGFRADNTKERRRTLTLDEVRKEAESVCKIGHKRLIMVYGEHPSSGADYIADTIEAVYDVKAPVRNGIAQIRRANINAAPMSVADLKKLWRAGIGTFQVFQETYHHKRYSELHPSGVKADYQWRLYALHRALDAGIDDVAIGALFGLYDWRFEVMGMVYHAIDLEDRFGIGPHTISFPRLNPAEGMDLNNKSPYMVSDADFRKLVIVLRLSIPYSGMIITARESAGMRRKIIPLGCTQTDASTRIGIGAYSDAAEEQESDRQQFMLGDIRTLDDVVREFAGMGLITSFCTAGYRCGRTGDKIMKLLKSGVEGKFCKLNAVLTYREWIDDFASDKTRAAAEVIIQKELEQIKADPFYKNKKLLTTFDDYLGRITNGERDLYI
- a CDS encoding 2-oxoacid:acceptor oxidoreductase family protein, yielding MIERIIVSGFGGQGALSAGLMLAESAVHIGLEATFMPSYGIEMRGGTANCHVIISDKQIGSPIISDADTLIAFNEPSLLKFAGQVRKDGLIMINSTVAKKDYDFPGRKVVKVPMESMALETLGNQKMANVIMIGRLIREKSFITLDELKRVINEKFLKKGEKVVNLNYQALELGYQL
- a CDS encoding YggT family protein → MQFWIMLLDFLGFALQCYSWIFIAYILLNWFPISRDNPIVKFITGLIEPVYLGILKILPPLRIGMFDLSPFYLLIIINVLSFVLERIRNSIAGG
- the proC gene encoding pyrroline-5-carboxylate reductase — its product is MKLSIIGCGNMGAAIIGGIIKSGMTAPGHISVFDIDAAKADKLAKEFGVSRKDDVRDTVESGDIVIIAVKPHDVETLLKENKDVLNRFDKTVISIAAGLKTGLFRKYIDKAMIARVMPNTPMLAGAGATGIYFSEGFDPSKKAEVIKIFESCGIAVEVPKEALLDSVTGLSGSGPAYVYMFISALTDAGVREGLSRAAAKKLAAQTVLGSAKLAMNEMDNGVHPEELKDRVMSPGGTTAAGVYALEKGKFRAVVMDAVRAATDRSREQGV
- a CDS encoding 2-oxoglutarate oxidoreductase is translated as MEQTIIYERPSSMVDLRLNYCPGCGHGTAHRLICEAVDELDVRERTIAVAPVGCAVNAYDYFDFDVCEAAHGRAAAVATGIKRVLPDRLVISYQGDGDLASIGMAETIHAANRGENITVIFINNANYGMTGGQMAPTSLVGQITTTTPGGRNPSTEGYPIKMAELIATFPGVKYAVRTTVADVRGVRETKKAIRKAFELQLDGKGYSFVEILSNCNTNWKMTPVESNKYITNELVNFFPIGVYKDDYKE
- a CDS encoding YggS family pyridoxal phosphate-dependent enzyme, with protein sequence MSVRDNIRSVLERIDNARNRAGINWPVTLVAVSKTRPSGDIVEAVDAGISHIGENRVQEAEKKFAEIPDVRYARHLLGHLQENKANKAAAVFDWIQSLDDTDTARKLDRRAGELGKKLEALIEVKTSDEAAKTGIAPESAEDFTGAVLEMKNLSVRGFMTIAPFTDNEKQVRKAFALLYHTAELTRAVYRDAALDVLSMGMTDDFEWAIAEGSTMVRLGRIIFGERNYDKTEE
- a CDS encoding 3-methyl-2-oxobutanoate dehydrogenase subunit VorB gives rise to the protein MSKRMLMKGNIALAEGAVIAGCRYYFGYPITPQNEIPEYMASRLPEAGGVFVQAESEVASVNMVLGAASAGARAMTTTSSPGFSLMQEGVSYLAACHLPCLMANVQRGGPGLGNIAASQADYFQAVKGGGHGDYHLIVLAPNSPQEMMDFAILGYELADTYRIPSLILSDGVIGLMMESVTVRDDYVPKPPAKPWALTGCKGREKNVIRSLWLDEDGVIINNNKLQAKYREIEKNEIRYEEYMTEDADVIAVAYGMPSRIARTVVESMRVEGLKVGVFRPITLYPFPYQRLADLASRVKSMLVVEMSAGQMVEDVRLAVNGKAPVELYGTPGGAFPEEAEVYRRLKSLLK
- a CDS encoding 4Fe-4S binding protein, with amino-acid sequence MPSWNDTGGFVKFIVEVDTEKCKGCGLCVEVCPKEVLVIGHDVNSMGWLYAETRNPDLCTGCKQCALICPDAVIKITKETE
- a CDS encoding DUF167 domain-containing protein: MILEKDGGVTADIKVVPRSKRAAAEADGENITLRITAPPVDGKANDAVVAELSSILGIPKRDISIIRGRTSRNKTVGINGIGKDELTARLGKAGG